CTTGGATAAAAATTCTTGTGCCGCCTTCTTGTTTTTAGTAACAATAGTATCAGAGTGTTTTGAACCGTGCGTATTAATATGAGCTATAGCATCGTTAATGTTATTAACAATACCGACAGACAATATTAAATCTAAATATTCCGTATCCCAATCTTTCGCCGTTACCGGCTTAACACCCTTAACGACTTTTCTCACACGCATGTCACCTCTAATCTCAACATCTTTTTCTCTCAAAGCATCAGCAATAACCTGTAAACATTTTTGCGCAATATCTTTATGCACAAGTACAGTTTCTATCGCATTACACACTCCCGGACGCTGTGTCTTTGCGTTTACTATTATATTTTTTGCCATCGTGATATCCGCATTTTTATCAACATACACATGACAAATACCATTATAGTGTTTTATGACAGGTATTGTAGAGTTCTCAGTGACAAATCGAATAAGCCCTTCTCCACCTCTAGGGATAACCAGATCTATACTTTCGTTTTGCACCAAAAGCGGCTTCATTAATGCCCTATCAGTATATTTTATTAGCTGTATAGTGTCAGTAGGCAATCCTGCTTTCTTACATGATGCGGAAAGAATATCGGCTATCATCATATTTGAATGTATAGCTTCAGATCCGCCACGTAAAATAACAACATTTCCCGACTTCACGCACAATGCGCTCGAGTCTGCAGTAACATTAGGACGTGATTCATAAATAATGGCAATAACTCCTATAGGAACTTTCACCTTTTGTATTAATAACCCATGAGGCGTCTTCCACTGGTTGATACACTGCCCAACAGGGTCTTTTAGGCACGCTATTTGTCTTAACCCATCGCACATGTCATTAATTCTTTGATCGGTTAATGTAAGTCTGTCTAAAAGTGCTTCAGATAACTTTTTCTTACGTCCACTAATCAGATCTTTCTCATTTGCACGTTGAATATGCTTTTTATTCTTACTAATATCCTCTGCCATTTGTTTTAGGGCTTTATTTTTCTTTGCAGTTGATATAACGGCTAATTCTAATGCCGCTTTTCGTGCACGCGAAGCAACAGATATAATATATTTTTCATAGTTCATGTTATCGTCCCTAGTTCACACCCATGAAATTTATTTATAAATTTCTCTGAGTATAGTCCCCTTGGGGATCGTTCATGGTTCATAGTTTATTGAAGACCTTAGATCTCGTTTTTTTTGTTTTTTCTTTGTTTTTAGTCTCTGGTATAAAATATTAGGTATTGTTTTTTTATTTATTATTTTGTCTTATAGCATATAACTTACAGCTTACAGCAGGACCAGTCTGTGGTCTCTTGTCTCTGGTCTCTATAAAAGTACGAGATGATTTCTATGAATCACCTCGTCATGTTCTTTTTTCCCTAGCACCTTTTCAATATCTTTTGTTTTCAGTTTCTTTATTTTCTGCACTTCGCTAACAGAATAATAAGATATCCCTCGCCCCATTTCTTCTCCCTGCGTATTGAGAACGCTCACCGTATCGCCTTTTAGGAAATCACCATCGCAATCAATAATTCCAGACGCTAAAAGTGA
The Candidatus Ancaeobacter aquaticus DNA segment above includes these coding regions:
- a CDS encoding glutamate-5-semialdehyde dehydrogenase; protein product: MNYEKYIISVASRARKAALELAVISTAKKNKALKQMAEDISKNKKHIQRANEKDLISGRKKKLSEALLDRLTLTDQRINDMCDGLRQIACLKDPVGQCINQWKTPHGLLIQKVKVPIGVIAIIYESRPNVTADSSALCVKSGNVVILRGGSEAIHSNMMIADILSASCKKAGLPTDTIQLIKYTDRALMKPLLVQNESIDLVIPRGGEGLIRFVTENSTIPVIKHYNGICHVYVDKNADITMAKNIIVNAKTQRPGVCNAIETVLVHKDIAQKCLQVIADALREKDVEIRGDMRVRKVVKGVKPVTAKDWDTEYLDLILSVGIVNNINDAIAHINTHGSKHSDTIVTKNKKAAQEFLSKVDSSAVFHNASTRFNDGGQFGFGAEIGISTDKIHARGPMGLNELTTYKYLVMGNGQIRS